A window of the Gossypium hirsutum isolate 1008001.06 chromosome A05, Gossypium_hirsutum_v2.1, whole genome shotgun sequence genome harbors these coding sequences:
- the LOC121229035 gene encoding uncharacterized protein isoform X2 has product MCRIAKEDRVGCGGVLRDNEGVARALFFGSIATYDAEVAEIGAVKVALEVFLAMKWKIDDSLFIELGSLVVFSWRANKVVIG; this is encoded by the exons ATGTGTAGGATTGCAAAAGAAGATAGAGTAGGATGTGGAGGTGTTTTGAGAGATAATGAGGGTGTAGCAAGAGCATTGTTTTTTGGTTCAATAGCAACATATGATGCCGAGGTGGCTGAAATTGGTGCTGTGAAGGTTGCTCTGGAAGTATTTTTAGCTATGAAATGGAAGATTGATGATTCTTTATTTATTGAACTTGGTTCATTGGTGGTGTTTTCTTGGCGTGCTAACAAG GTTGTAATAGGGTGA
- the LOC121229035 gene encoding uncharacterized protein isoform X1: protein MCRIAKEDRVGCGGVLRDNEGVARALFFGSIATYDAEVAEIGAVKVALEVFLAMKWKIDDSLFIELGSLVVFSWRANKVMRLWSLQAIFAGCNRVKMYKAWW, encoded by the exons ATGTGTAGGATTGCAAAAGAAGATAGAGTAGGATGTGGAGGTGTTTTGAGAGATAATGAGGGTGTAGCAAGAGCATTGTTTTTTGGTTCAATAGCAACATATGATGCCGAGGTGGCTGAAATTGGTGCTGTGAAGGTTGCTCTGGAAGTATTTTTAGCTATGAAATGGAAGATTGATGATTCTTTATTTATTGAACTTGGTTCATTGGTGGTGTTTTCTTGGCGTGCTAACAAGGTAATGAGACTTTGGTCTCTTCAAGCAATTTTTGCAG GTTGTAATAGGGTGAAAATGTATAAAGCTTGGTGGTGA